A stretch of Eschrichtius robustus isolate mEscRob2 chromosome 6, mEscRob2.pri, whole genome shotgun sequence DNA encodes these proteins:
- the CLCN2 gene encoding chloride channel protein 2 isoform X3, with translation MEPRALQYEQTLMYGRYTQDLGAFAKEEAARIRLGGPEPWRGPPSPRAAPELLEYGQSRCTRCRICTVHCHKFLVSRVGEDWIFLVLLGLLMALVSWAMDYAIAACLQAQQWMSRGLNTNLLLQYLAWVTYPVVLITFSAGFTQILAPQAVGSGIPEMKTILRGVVLKEYLTLKTFVAKVIGLTCALGSGMPLGKEGPFVHIASMCAALLSKFLSLFGGIYENESRNTEMLAAACAVGVGCCFAAPIGGGQSGVLFSIEVTSTFFAVRNYWRGFFAATFSAFIFRVLAVWNRDEETITALFKTRFRLDFPFDLQELPAFAVIGIASGFGGALFVYLNRKIVQVMRKQKTINRFLMKKRLLFPALVTLLISTLTFPPGFGQFMAGQLSQKETLVTLFDNRTWVRQGLMEELEPPGTSQAWNPPRANVFLTLVIFILMKFWMSALATTIPVPCGAFMPVFVIAFGRLVGESMAAWFPDGIHTDGSTYRIVPGGYAVVGAAALAGAVTHTVSTAVIVFELTGQIAHILPVMIAVILANAVAQSLQPSLYDSIIRIKKLPYLPELGWGRHQQYRVRVEDIMVRDVPHVALSCTFRDLRLALHRTKGRVLALVESPESMILLGSIECSQVVALLGAQLSPARRRQYMQEHRAARTSSPSDQESPPSPETSLLFQVNTEDSGFPAARGETHKPLKPALKRGPSNTMNLKESPTGNMEQAGIALRSLFCGSPPPEPASELEKSETCDKRKPKRVRISLASDSDLEGEMTPEEILEWEEQQLDEPVNFSDCKIDPAPFQLVERTSLHKTHTIFSLLGVDHAYVTSIGRLIGIVTLKELRKAIEGSVTAQGVKVRPPLASFRDSATSSSDTETTEVHALWGPRSRHGLPREGSPSDSDDKCQ, from the exons ATGGAGCCACGGGCGCTGCAGTACGAGCAGACCCTG ATGTATGGCCGATATACTCAGGACCTTGGGGCCTTTGCCAAAGAGGAAGCTGCTCGGATCCGTCTAGGAGGGCCCGAGCCCTGGAGGGGTCCACCTTCCCCTCGGGCTGCCCCAGAGCTTCTGGAATACGGACAGAGCCGTTGCACCCGATGCCGTA TCTGTACTGTACACTGCCATAAGTTCCTAGTGTCCAGGGTTGGTGAAGACTGGATCTTCCTGGTCCTGCTGGGGCTCCTCATGGCACTGGTCAGCTGGGCCATGGACTATGCCATCGCTGCCTGTCTGCAGG CTCAGCAGTGGATGTCCCGGGGCTTGAACACTAACCTCTTACTCCAGTATCTGGCCTGGGTCACCTACCCTGTCGTCCTCATCACTTTCTCTGCCGGATTCACACAGATCCTGGCTCCTCAGGCTGTCG GGTCCGGCATCCCCGAGATGAAGACCATCTTGCGGGGAGTGGTGCTCAAGGAATACCTCACCCTCAAGACCTTCGTAGCTAAGGTCATCGGGCTGacctgtgccctcggcagtggGATGCCCCTTGGCAAAGAG ggcccTTTTGTGCATATCGCAAGCATGTGTGCTGCTCTCCTCAGCAAGTTCCTCTCCCTGTTCGGGGGCATCTATGAG AACGAATCCCGGAACACAGAGATGCTGGCCGCCGCCTGTGCCGTGGGAGTGGGCTGCTGCTTTGCGGCACCCATTGGAGGTGGGCAGTCAG GTGTGCTCTTCAGCATCGAGGTCACCTCTACCTTCTTCGCTGTGCGGAACTACTGGCGGGGCTTCTTTGCTGCCACCTTCAGTGCCTTCATCTTCCGGGTCTTGGCAGTCTGGAACCGTGATGAAG AGACCATTACAGCTCTCTTCAAAACCCGGTTCCGGCTTGACTTCCCCTTCGACCTCCAGGAGCTGCCGGCCTTTGCTGTCATTGG TATTGCAAGTGGCTTCGGGGGAGCGCTCTTTGTCTACCTGAACCGCAAGATTGTCCAGGTGATGAGGAAGCAGAAGACCATCAACCGTTTCCTCATGAAGAA ACGCCTGCTCTTCCCGGCTCTGGTGACCCTGCTCATCTCTACTCTGACCTTCCCCCCTGGCTTTGGACAGTTCATGGCCGGACAG CtctcacagaaagagacactggtCACCCTGTTTGACAACCGGACGTGGGTCCGCCAGGGCCTGATGGAGGAGCTTGAGCCACCTGGAACCTCACAGGCCTGGAACCCACCACGCGCCAACGTCTTCCTCACCCTGGTCATCTTCATTCTCATGAAG TTCTGGATGTCTGCACTGGCCACCACCATCCCAGTGCCCTGCGGGGCCTTCATGCCTGTCTTTGTCATTG CATTTGGGCGTCTGGTGGGCGAAAGCATGGCTGCCTGGTTCCCAGACGGGATTCACACAGATGGCAGCACTTACCGGATCGTGCCCGGAGGCTATGCAGTGGTGG GGGCAGCTGCGCTGGCAGGAGCAGTGACACACACAGTGTCCACGGCCGTGATCGTGTTCGAGCTCACAGGCCAGATCGCCCACATCCTGCCTGTTATGATCGCCGTCATCCTGGCCAACGCCGTTGCCCAGAGCCTACAGCCCTCGCTCTATGACAGCATCATCCGAATCAAGAAACTTCCCTATCTGCCTGAGCTGGGCTGGGGCCGCCACCA GCAGTACCGGGTGCGAGTGGAGGACATCATGGTGCGGGATGTTCCCCACGTGGCCCTCAGCTGCACCTTCCGGGACCTGCGGTTGGCACTGCACAGGACCAAGGGCCGCGTGCTGGCCCTAGTAGAGTCCCCTG AGTCCATGATCCTCCTGGGCTCCATCGAGTGCTCACAGGTGGTGGCATTGCTGGGGgctcagctgagcccagcccgCCGGCGGCAGTACATGCAGGAGCATCGAGCTGCCCGGACCTCTTCACCCTCCGATCAGGAGAGTCCCCCCAGCCCTGAGACCTCCCTCCTCTTCCAG GTGAACACAGAAGACTCGGGCTTCCCTGCAGCACGGGGGGAGACTCACAAGCCCCTGAAGCCTGCTCTCAAGAGGGGGCCCAGCAACACCATGAACCTCAAGGAGAGTCCCACAG ggaacatggagcaggcAGGCATCGCCCTCAGAAGCCTCTTCTGTGGCAGTCCGCCCCCCGAGCCTGCTTCAGAG TTGGAGAAGTCGGAAACATGTGACAAGCGCAAGCCGAAGCGGGTCCGAATTTCCCTGGCG AGTGACTCGGACCTGGAAGGCGAGATGACCCCTGAGGAG ATTCTGGAGTGGGAGGAGCAGCAACTAGATGAACCTGTCAACTTCAGTGACTGCAAAATTGACCCTGCCCCCTTCCAGCTGGTGGAGCGGACCTCTTTGCACAAG ACTCACACCATCTTCTCACTGCTGGGAGTGGACCATGCTTATGTCACCAGTATTGGCAGACTCATTGGAATTGTCACCCTAAAGGAG CTCCGGAAGGCTATCGAGGGCTCTGTCACAGCACAGGGTGTGAAAGTCCGGCCGCCCCTTGCCAGCTTCCGAGACAGTGCCACCAGCAGCAGTGACACAGAGACCACCGAGGTGCATGCACTCTGGGGGCCCCGCTCCCGCCACGGCCTCCCCCGGGAGGGCAGCCCTTCTGACAGCGACGACAAGTGCCAGTGA
- the CLCN2 gene encoding chloride channel protein 2 isoform X6: protein MEPRALQYEQTLMYGRYTQDLGAFAKEEAARIRLGGPEPWRGPPSPRAAPELLEYGQSRCTRCRICTVHCHKFLVSRVGEDWIFLVLLGLLMALVSWAMDYAIAACLQGSGIPEMKTILRGVVLKEYLTLKTFVAKVIGLTCALGSGMPLGKEGPFVHIASMCAALLSKFLSLFGGIYENESRNTEMLAAACAVGVGCCFAAPIGGVLFSIEVTSTFFAVRNYWRGFFAATFSAFIFRVLAVWNRDEETITALFKTRFRLDFPFDLQELPAFAVIGIASGFGGALFVYLNRKIVQVMRKQKTINRFLMKKRLLFPALVTLLISTLTFPPGFGQFMAGQLSQKETLVTLFDNRTWVRQGLMEELEPPGTSQAWNPPRANVFLTLVIFILMKFWMSALATTIPVPCGAFMPVFVIGAAFGRLVGESMAAWFPDGIHTDGSTYRIVPGGYAVVGAAALAGAVTHTVSTAVIVFELTGQIAHILPVMIAVILANAVAQSLQPSLYDSIIRIKKLPYLPELGWGRHQQYRVRVEDIMVRDVPHVALSCTFRDLRLALHRTKGRVLALVESPESMILLGSIECSQVVALLGAQLSPARRRQYMQEHRAARTSSPSDQESPPSPETSLLFQVNTEDSGFPAARGETHKPLKPALKRGPSNTMNLKESPTGNMEQAGIALRSLFCGSPPPEPASELEKSETCDKRKPKRVRISLASDSDLEGEMTPEEILEWEEQQLDEPVNFSDCKIDPAPFQLVERTSLHKTHTIFSLLGVDHAYVTSIGRLIGIVTLKELRKAIEGSVTAQGVKVRPPLASFRDSATSSSDTETTEVHALWGPRSRHGLPREGSPSDSDDKCQ from the exons ATGGAGCCACGGGCGCTGCAGTACGAGCAGACCCTG ATGTATGGCCGATATACTCAGGACCTTGGGGCCTTTGCCAAAGAGGAAGCTGCTCGGATCCGTCTAGGAGGGCCCGAGCCCTGGAGGGGTCCACCTTCCCCTCGGGCTGCCCCAGAGCTTCTGGAATACGGACAGAGCCGTTGCACCCGATGCCGTA TCTGTACTGTACACTGCCATAAGTTCCTAGTGTCCAGGGTTGGTGAAGACTGGATCTTCCTGGTCCTGCTGGGGCTCCTCATGGCACTGGTCAGCTGGGCCATGGACTATGCCATCGCTGCCTGTCTGCAGG GGTCCGGCATCCCCGAGATGAAGACCATCTTGCGGGGAGTGGTGCTCAAGGAATACCTCACCCTCAAGACCTTCGTAGCTAAGGTCATCGGGCTGacctgtgccctcggcagtggGATGCCCCTTGGCAAAGAG ggcccTTTTGTGCATATCGCAAGCATGTGTGCTGCTCTCCTCAGCAAGTTCCTCTCCCTGTTCGGGGGCATCTATGAG AACGAATCCCGGAACACAGAGATGCTGGCCGCCGCCTGTGCCGTGGGAGTGGGCTGCTGCTTTGCGGCACCCATTGGAG GTGTGCTCTTCAGCATCGAGGTCACCTCTACCTTCTTCGCTGTGCGGAACTACTGGCGGGGCTTCTTTGCTGCCACCTTCAGTGCCTTCATCTTCCGGGTCTTGGCAGTCTGGAACCGTGATGAAG AGACCATTACAGCTCTCTTCAAAACCCGGTTCCGGCTTGACTTCCCCTTCGACCTCCAGGAGCTGCCGGCCTTTGCTGTCATTGG TATTGCAAGTGGCTTCGGGGGAGCGCTCTTTGTCTACCTGAACCGCAAGATTGTCCAGGTGATGAGGAAGCAGAAGACCATCAACCGTTTCCTCATGAAGAA ACGCCTGCTCTTCCCGGCTCTGGTGACCCTGCTCATCTCTACTCTGACCTTCCCCCCTGGCTTTGGACAGTTCATGGCCGGACAG CtctcacagaaagagacactggtCACCCTGTTTGACAACCGGACGTGGGTCCGCCAGGGCCTGATGGAGGAGCTTGAGCCACCTGGAACCTCACAGGCCTGGAACCCACCACGCGCCAACGTCTTCCTCACCCTGGTCATCTTCATTCTCATGAAG TTCTGGATGTCTGCACTGGCCACCACCATCCCAGTGCCCTGCGGGGCCTTCATGCCTGTCTTTGTCATTG GAGCAGCATTTGGGCGTCTGGTGGGCGAAAGCATGGCTGCCTGGTTCCCAGACGGGATTCACACAGATGGCAGCACTTACCGGATCGTGCCCGGAGGCTATGCAGTGGTGG GGGCAGCTGCGCTGGCAGGAGCAGTGACACACACAGTGTCCACGGCCGTGATCGTGTTCGAGCTCACAGGCCAGATCGCCCACATCCTGCCTGTTATGATCGCCGTCATCCTGGCCAACGCCGTTGCCCAGAGCCTACAGCCCTCGCTCTATGACAGCATCATCCGAATCAAGAAACTTCCCTATCTGCCTGAGCTGGGCTGGGGCCGCCACCA GCAGTACCGGGTGCGAGTGGAGGACATCATGGTGCGGGATGTTCCCCACGTGGCCCTCAGCTGCACCTTCCGGGACCTGCGGTTGGCACTGCACAGGACCAAGGGCCGCGTGCTGGCCCTAGTAGAGTCCCCTG AGTCCATGATCCTCCTGGGCTCCATCGAGTGCTCACAGGTGGTGGCATTGCTGGGGgctcagctgagcccagcccgCCGGCGGCAGTACATGCAGGAGCATCGAGCTGCCCGGACCTCTTCACCCTCCGATCAGGAGAGTCCCCCCAGCCCTGAGACCTCCCTCCTCTTCCAG GTGAACACAGAAGACTCGGGCTTCCCTGCAGCACGGGGGGAGACTCACAAGCCCCTGAAGCCTGCTCTCAAGAGGGGGCCCAGCAACACCATGAACCTCAAGGAGAGTCCCACAG ggaacatggagcaggcAGGCATCGCCCTCAGAAGCCTCTTCTGTGGCAGTCCGCCCCCCGAGCCTGCTTCAGAG TTGGAGAAGTCGGAAACATGTGACAAGCGCAAGCCGAAGCGGGTCCGAATTTCCCTGGCG AGTGACTCGGACCTGGAAGGCGAGATGACCCCTGAGGAG ATTCTGGAGTGGGAGGAGCAGCAACTAGATGAACCTGTCAACTTCAGTGACTGCAAAATTGACCCTGCCCCCTTCCAGCTGGTGGAGCGGACCTCTTTGCACAAG ACTCACACCATCTTCTCACTGCTGGGAGTGGACCATGCTTATGTCACCAGTATTGGCAGACTCATTGGAATTGTCACCCTAAAGGAG CTCCGGAAGGCTATCGAGGGCTCTGTCACAGCACAGGGTGTGAAAGTCCGGCCGCCCCTTGCCAGCTTCCGAGACAGTGCCACCAGCAGCAGTGACACAGAGACCACCGAGGTGCATGCACTCTGGGGGCCCCGCTCCCGCCACGGCCTCCCCCGGGAGGGCAGCCCTTCTGACAGCGACGACAAGTGCCAGTGA
- the CLCN2 gene encoding chloride channel protein 2 isoform X5 → MEPRALQYEQTLMYGRYTQDLGAFAKEEAARIRLGGPEPWRGPPSPRAAPELLEYGQSRCTRCRICTVHCHKFLVSRVGEDWIFLVLLGLLMALVSWAMDYAIAACLQGSGIPEMKTILRGVVLKEYLTLKTFVAKVIGLTCALGSGMPLGKEGPFVHIASMCAALLSKFLSLFGGIYENESRNTEMLAAACAVGVGCCFAAPIGGGQSGVLFSIEVTSTFFAVRNYWRGFFAATFSAFIFRVLAVWNRDEETITALFKTRFRLDFPFDLQELPAFAVIGIASGFGGALFVYLNRKIVQVMRKQKTINRFLMKKRLLFPALVTLLISTLTFPPGFGQFMAGQLSQKETLVTLFDNRTWVRQGLMEELEPPGTSQAWNPPRANVFLTLVIFILMKFWMSALATTIPVPCGAFMPVFVIGAAFGRLVGESMAAWFPDGIHTDGSTYRIVPGGYAVVGAAALAGAVTHTVSTAVIVFELTGQIAHILPVMIAVILANAVAQSLQPSLYDSIIRIKKLPYLPELGWGRHQQYRVRVEDIMVRDVPHVALSCTFRDLRLALHRTKGRVLALVESPESMILLGSIECSQVVALLGAQLSPARRRQYMQEHRAARTSSPSDQESPPSPETSLLFQVNTEDSGFPAARGETHKPLKPALKRGPSNTMNLKESPTGNMEQAGIALRSLFCGSPPPEPASELEKSETCDKRKPKRVRISLASDSDLEGEMTPEEILEWEEQQLDEPVNFSDCKIDPAPFQLVERTSLHKTHTIFSLLGVDHAYVTSIGRLIGIVTLKELRKAIEGSVTAQGVKVRPPLASFRDSATSSSDTETTEVHALWGPRSRHGLPREGSPSDSDDKCQ, encoded by the exons ATGGAGCCACGGGCGCTGCAGTACGAGCAGACCCTG ATGTATGGCCGATATACTCAGGACCTTGGGGCCTTTGCCAAAGAGGAAGCTGCTCGGATCCGTCTAGGAGGGCCCGAGCCCTGGAGGGGTCCACCTTCCCCTCGGGCTGCCCCAGAGCTTCTGGAATACGGACAGAGCCGTTGCACCCGATGCCGTA TCTGTACTGTACACTGCCATAAGTTCCTAGTGTCCAGGGTTGGTGAAGACTGGATCTTCCTGGTCCTGCTGGGGCTCCTCATGGCACTGGTCAGCTGGGCCATGGACTATGCCATCGCTGCCTGTCTGCAGG GGTCCGGCATCCCCGAGATGAAGACCATCTTGCGGGGAGTGGTGCTCAAGGAATACCTCACCCTCAAGACCTTCGTAGCTAAGGTCATCGGGCTGacctgtgccctcggcagtggGATGCCCCTTGGCAAAGAG ggcccTTTTGTGCATATCGCAAGCATGTGTGCTGCTCTCCTCAGCAAGTTCCTCTCCCTGTTCGGGGGCATCTATGAG AACGAATCCCGGAACACAGAGATGCTGGCCGCCGCCTGTGCCGTGGGAGTGGGCTGCTGCTTTGCGGCACCCATTGGAGGTGGGCAGTCAG GTGTGCTCTTCAGCATCGAGGTCACCTCTACCTTCTTCGCTGTGCGGAACTACTGGCGGGGCTTCTTTGCTGCCACCTTCAGTGCCTTCATCTTCCGGGTCTTGGCAGTCTGGAACCGTGATGAAG AGACCATTACAGCTCTCTTCAAAACCCGGTTCCGGCTTGACTTCCCCTTCGACCTCCAGGAGCTGCCGGCCTTTGCTGTCATTGG TATTGCAAGTGGCTTCGGGGGAGCGCTCTTTGTCTACCTGAACCGCAAGATTGTCCAGGTGATGAGGAAGCAGAAGACCATCAACCGTTTCCTCATGAAGAA ACGCCTGCTCTTCCCGGCTCTGGTGACCCTGCTCATCTCTACTCTGACCTTCCCCCCTGGCTTTGGACAGTTCATGGCCGGACAG CtctcacagaaagagacactggtCACCCTGTTTGACAACCGGACGTGGGTCCGCCAGGGCCTGATGGAGGAGCTTGAGCCACCTGGAACCTCACAGGCCTGGAACCCACCACGCGCCAACGTCTTCCTCACCCTGGTCATCTTCATTCTCATGAAG TTCTGGATGTCTGCACTGGCCACCACCATCCCAGTGCCCTGCGGGGCCTTCATGCCTGTCTTTGTCATTG GAGCAGCATTTGGGCGTCTGGTGGGCGAAAGCATGGCTGCCTGGTTCCCAGACGGGATTCACACAGATGGCAGCACTTACCGGATCGTGCCCGGAGGCTATGCAGTGGTGG GGGCAGCTGCGCTGGCAGGAGCAGTGACACACACAGTGTCCACGGCCGTGATCGTGTTCGAGCTCACAGGCCAGATCGCCCACATCCTGCCTGTTATGATCGCCGTCATCCTGGCCAACGCCGTTGCCCAGAGCCTACAGCCCTCGCTCTATGACAGCATCATCCGAATCAAGAAACTTCCCTATCTGCCTGAGCTGGGCTGGGGCCGCCACCA GCAGTACCGGGTGCGAGTGGAGGACATCATGGTGCGGGATGTTCCCCACGTGGCCCTCAGCTGCACCTTCCGGGACCTGCGGTTGGCACTGCACAGGACCAAGGGCCGCGTGCTGGCCCTAGTAGAGTCCCCTG AGTCCATGATCCTCCTGGGCTCCATCGAGTGCTCACAGGTGGTGGCATTGCTGGGGgctcagctgagcccagcccgCCGGCGGCAGTACATGCAGGAGCATCGAGCTGCCCGGACCTCTTCACCCTCCGATCAGGAGAGTCCCCCCAGCCCTGAGACCTCCCTCCTCTTCCAG GTGAACACAGAAGACTCGGGCTTCCCTGCAGCACGGGGGGAGACTCACAAGCCCCTGAAGCCTGCTCTCAAGAGGGGGCCCAGCAACACCATGAACCTCAAGGAGAGTCCCACAG ggaacatggagcaggcAGGCATCGCCCTCAGAAGCCTCTTCTGTGGCAGTCCGCCCCCCGAGCCTGCTTCAGAG TTGGAGAAGTCGGAAACATGTGACAAGCGCAAGCCGAAGCGGGTCCGAATTTCCCTGGCG AGTGACTCGGACCTGGAAGGCGAGATGACCCCTGAGGAG ATTCTGGAGTGGGAGGAGCAGCAACTAGATGAACCTGTCAACTTCAGTGACTGCAAAATTGACCCTGCCCCCTTCCAGCTGGTGGAGCGGACCTCTTTGCACAAG ACTCACACCATCTTCTCACTGCTGGGAGTGGACCATGCTTATGTCACCAGTATTGGCAGACTCATTGGAATTGTCACCCTAAAGGAG CTCCGGAAGGCTATCGAGGGCTCTGTCACAGCACAGGGTGTGAAAGTCCGGCCGCCCCTTGCCAGCTTCCGAGACAGTGCCACCAGCAGCAGTGACACAGAGACCACCGAGGTGCATGCACTCTGGGGGCCCCGCTCCCGCCACGGCCTCCCCCGGGAGGGCAGCCCTTCTGACAGCGACGACAAGTGCCAGTGA
- the CLCN2 gene encoding chloride channel protein 2 isoform X1, with protein MEPRALQYEQTLMYGRYTQDLGAFAKEEAARIRLGGPEPWRGPPSPRAAPELLEYGQSRCTRCRICTVHCHKFLVSRVGEDWIFLVLLGLLMALVSWAMDYAIAACLQAQQWMSRGLNTNLLLQYLAWVTYPVVLITFSAGFTQILAPQAVGSGIPEMKTILRGVVLKEYLTLKTFVAKVIGLTCALGSGMPLGKEGPFVHIASMCAALLSKFLSLFGGIYENESRNTEMLAAACAVGVGCCFAAPIGGGQSGVLFSIEVTSTFFAVRNYWRGFFAATFSAFIFRVLAVWNRDEETITALFKTRFRLDFPFDLQELPAFAVIGIASGFGGALFVYLNRKIVQVMRKQKTINRFLMKKRLLFPALVTLLISTLTFPPGFGQFMAGQLSQKETLVTLFDNRTWVRQGLMEELEPPGTSQAWNPPRANVFLTLVIFILMKFWMSALATTIPVPCGAFMPVFVIGAAFGRLVGESMAAWFPDGIHTDGSTYRIVPGGYAVVGAAALAGAVTHTVSTAVIVFELTGQIAHILPVMIAVILANAVAQSLQPSLYDSIIRIKKLPYLPELGWGRHQQYRVRVEDIMVRDVPHVALSCTFRDLRLALHRTKGRVLALVESPESMILLGSIECSQVVALLGAQLSPARRRQYMQEHRAARTSSPSDQESPPSPETSLLFQVNTEDSGFPAARGETHKPLKPALKRGPSNTMNLKESPTGNMEQAGIALRSLFCGSPPPEPASELEKSETCDKRKPKRVRISLASDSDLEGEMTPEEILEWEEQQLDEPVNFSDCKIDPAPFQLVERTSLHKTHTIFSLLGVDHAYVTSIGRLIGIVTLKELRKAIEGSVTAQGVKVRPPLASFRDSATSSSDTETTEVHALWGPRSRHGLPREGSPSDSDDKCQ; from the exons ATGGAGCCACGGGCGCTGCAGTACGAGCAGACCCTG ATGTATGGCCGATATACTCAGGACCTTGGGGCCTTTGCCAAAGAGGAAGCTGCTCGGATCCGTCTAGGAGGGCCCGAGCCCTGGAGGGGTCCACCTTCCCCTCGGGCTGCCCCAGAGCTTCTGGAATACGGACAGAGCCGTTGCACCCGATGCCGTA TCTGTACTGTACACTGCCATAAGTTCCTAGTGTCCAGGGTTGGTGAAGACTGGATCTTCCTGGTCCTGCTGGGGCTCCTCATGGCACTGGTCAGCTGGGCCATGGACTATGCCATCGCTGCCTGTCTGCAGG CTCAGCAGTGGATGTCCCGGGGCTTGAACACTAACCTCTTACTCCAGTATCTGGCCTGGGTCACCTACCCTGTCGTCCTCATCACTTTCTCTGCCGGATTCACACAGATCCTGGCTCCTCAGGCTGTCG GGTCCGGCATCCCCGAGATGAAGACCATCTTGCGGGGAGTGGTGCTCAAGGAATACCTCACCCTCAAGACCTTCGTAGCTAAGGTCATCGGGCTGacctgtgccctcggcagtggGATGCCCCTTGGCAAAGAG ggcccTTTTGTGCATATCGCAAGCATGTGTGCTGCTCTCCTCAGCAAGTTCCTCTCCCTGTTCGGGGGCATCTATGAG AACGAATCCCGGAACACAGAGATGCTGGCCGCCGCCTGTGCCGTGGGAGTGGGCTGCTGCTTTGCGGCACCCATTGGAGGTGGGCAGTCAG GTGTGCTCTTCAGCATCGAGGTCACCTCTACCTTCTTCGCTGTGCGGAACTACTGGCGGGGCTTCTTTGCTGCCACCTTCAGTGCCTTCATCTTCCGGGTCTTGGCAGTCTGGAACCGTGATGAAG AGACCATTACAGCTCTCTTCAAAACCCGGTTCCGGCTTGACTTCCCCTTCGACCTCCAGGAGCTGCCGGCCTTTGCTGTCATTGG TATTGCAAGTGGCTTCGGGGGAGCGCTCTTTGTCTACCTGAACCGCAAGATTGTCCAGGTGATGAGGAAGCAGAAGACCATCAACCGTTTCCTCATGAAGAA ACGCCTGCTCTTCCCGGCTCTGGTGACCCTGCTCATCTCTACTCTGACCTTCCCCCCTGGCTTTGGACAGTTCATGGCCGGACAG CtctcacagaaagagacactggtCACCCTGTTTGACAACCGGACGTGGGTCCGCCAGGGCCTGATGGAGGAGCTTGAGCCACCTGGAACCTCACAGGCCTGGAACCCACCACGCGCCAACGTCTTCCTCACCCTGGTCATCTTCATTCTCATGAAG TTCTGGATGTCTGCACTGGCCACCACCATCCCAGTGCCCTGCGGGGCCTTCATGCCTGTCTTTGTCATTG GAGCAGCATTTGGGCGTCTGGTGGGCGAAAGCATGGCTGCCTGGTTCCCAGACGGGATTCACACAGATGGCAGCACTTACCGGATCGTGCCCGGAGGCTATGCAGTGGTGG GGGCAGCTGCGCTGGCAGGAGCAGTGACACACACAGTGTCCACGGCCGTGATCGTGTTCGAGCTCACAGGCCAGATCGCCCACATCCTGCCTGTTATGATCGCCGTCATCCTGGCCAACGCCGTTGCCCAGAGCCTACAGCCCTCGCTCTATGACAGCATCATCCGAATCAAGAAACTTCCCTATCTGCCTGAGCTGGGCTGGGGCCGCCACCA GCAGTACCGGGTGCGAGTGGAGGACATCATGGTGCGGGATGTTCCCCACGTGGCCCTCAGCTGCACCTTCCGGGACCTGCGGTTGGCACTGCACAGGACCAAGGGCCGCGTGCTGGCCCTAGTAGAGTCCCCTG AGTCCATGATCCTCCTGGGCTCCATCGAGTGCTCACAGGTGGTGGCATTGCTGGGGgctcagctgagcccagcccgCCGGCGGCAGTACATGCAGGAGCATCGAGCTGCCCGGACCTCTTCACCCTCCGATCAGGAGAGTCCCCCCAGCCCTGAGACCTCCCTCCTCTTCCAG GTGAACACAGAAGACTCGGGCTTCCCTGCAGCACGGGGGGAGACTCACAAGCCCCTGAAGCCTGCTCTCAAGAGGGGGCCCAGCAACACCATGAACCTCAAGGAGAGTCCCACAG ggaacatggagcaggcAGGCATCGCCCTCAGAAGCCTCTTCTGTGGCAGTCCGCCCCCCGAGCCTGCTTCAGAG TTGGAGAAGTCGGAAACATGTGACAAGCGCAAGCCGAAGCGGGTCCGAATTTCCCTGGCG AGTGACTCGGACCTGGAAGGCGAGATGACCCCTGAGGAG ATTCTGGAGTGGGAGGAGCAGCAACTAGATGAACCTGTCAACTTCAGTGACTGCAAAATTGACCCTGCCCCCTTCCAGCTGGTGGAGCGGACCTCTTTGCACAAG ACTCACACCATCTTCTCACTGCTGGGAGTGGACCATGCTTATGTCACCAGTATTGGCAGACTCATTGGAATTGTCACCCTAAAGGAG CTCCGGAAGGCTATCGAGGGCTCTGTCACAGCACAGGGTGTGAAAGTCCGGCCGCCCCTTGCCAGCTTCCGAGACAGTGCCACCAGCAGCAGTGACACAGAGACCACCGAGGTGCATGCACTCTGGGGGCCCCGCTCCCGCCACGGCCTCCCCCGGGAGGGCAGCCCTTCTGACAGCGACGACAAGTGCCAGTGA